The sequence below is a genomic window from Sphingobium sp. EP60837.
TGGCGAAATTGGCCTCGTCGATGAGGTCGATGCGCAGTCCTTCGCGCGTTTCGGTGAAGCGGACGTTGCGGCGCAGCTTGTCCATGCCCTTCTTGCGGGCCATGCGCGCTTCCAATTCCTTCTTCACCGCCTCGAACTTGGCGCGGTCGGCGGCGCGGGTGGCCTTGCCGCCCTGGTCCTTCGTTCCGGTGGCGTCGCGCGGAATGGTGATGGCGAGATTGCCCTGACCGCCGGTCGTCGGGTAATTTTCCTTGCTGACCATTGAGTCGCCGCCGAACAGGCCGCTTGAACCGGCCGAAGCCATCTTCAGTTCGACCAGCGTCGGCGTGAAATAGTCGGCCAGGCCCTTGCGCTGCTTTTCGGTGGTCGCACCCAACAGCCACATCAGCAGGAAGAAGGCCATCATTGCCGTCACGAAGTCGGCATAGGCGACCTTCCACGCGCCGCCATGATGGCCGCCATGCCCTTCGACGATGATCTTCTTGACGATGATCGGCCGGGGTTCGGGCTCGTTCGCGCCGCGCTTCTTGTCCGACATGGCTTATTTGCCCCGCATACCGTCGAAGACTTCGGCGAAGGCCGGCTGATTCGCATGGGTGAGGCTGGAGCGCGCGGCTTCGATGACGAGCGGCTGCGGGTGGCCGTGTAGCGATGCGATGATGATCTGCTTGACGACATGGTACATCGACCCGTCGGCCTCGATCACCGCGCGGCAGCGATTGGCGAAGGGATTGACCATTCCATAGGCGAGCAGCACGCCCAGGAAGGTGCCGACCAGCGCCGATCCGATCATGCCGCCCAGGATCGCGGGCGGCTGGTCGATCGAGCCCATGGTCTTCACGACGCCCAGAACCGCCGCGACGATGCCGAGCGCGGGAAGGGCGTCGGCAAGGCCCTGGAGGTTGTCGGCGGGCTTCAGCGATTCGTGATGATGCGTCTTGAGGGCGTTATCCATGACCTCTTCGACCGCGTGCGGATCGAGCGTGCCGGAGGAGACGACGACCAGACGCAGCGTATCGCTGATCAGGTGGATCAGCGTCTTGTCGCCCATCAGGCGCGGATATTCGGAGAAGATGGTCGAGCTGGCCGGGTCCTCGATATGGGGCTCCAGCGCCACCGGACCTTCGACACGCAGCGTCTTCATGAGGCGCGAGACGAGGAAGATGCAGTCGAGAAAGTCCTGCTTCTTATATTTGGGACCCTTGAACACCTTGCCCAGGCCGCCGCCGAGCGCCTTGAGGTCCGCGCCGGAGTTTCCGATGATGAGCGCGCCGACCGCCGCGCCGCCGATGATGATCATTTCATGGGGCAAGGCGTGAAGAACGGGGCCGATGTCGCCGCCCGTGAAGATGAAGCCGCCGAAAACCATGGCGAGCAGCACGACGAGGCCAATGATTGCGAACATGTGTATCCCCGAAAATTCCGCCCGTGGGCATTCATTCGACAGCGCCGGCGCGACGCTTTCGTCAGATGGTTAATGTGGAATGGTTAGCGCGAGGTTTAGGACGAGCGATTTTTTCGTCGTTTTCGGTTTATTGGGAGGAGGTTCCCCCCGTTTCGCTCCACACGAAGGGAGGAAATAAGATCGCTTGAACCCCGGACTTACCGGATCAGATCGAACAAGGTCTGCTGGTTGATGCGCGCGAAAGCCGATTGGGCGGCTTCGAGCTGGAGCAGCTTGCTCTTCACGGAAGAGATGACTTCGGAAAGATCGGTCGATTCGAGGTCCTGTCGGCGCTCCGTCAGGTCCAGATCGATGGTCGTCAGCCGCTCGCCGATCACATCGAGCCGGTCGCCGCGCACGCCCTGCTTGGCCTGTTCGATGGCGACATGGGCCTGACCGATCTTGATGCTGCCAAGGGCGGTGACAAGGTCGGCGTCGGTGCCGCTCTGCAGGGCGGTAAGACCCTGGCCCAGAATATCGTCGATCGACATGGGCGTGCCGCCGACGTCGATGCCTTCGGACACTTCCTGACGGGTGCCGACCACCGCGAGATTGAGCCCGCGGCTGACCGGGACCAGCACGCTCTGCGTGTCGTCGAATACCGGCACGCCCTGATAGTCGGTCTGGTTCAGCAGCGATGCGACGGTCGCGCGGATCGTGCTCATTTCCTCAACGATCGCCGTGCGGTTCGAATCGTTCAGCGACCCGTTGCGCGCGGAGGTCACAAGTTCCTGGGCGCGGACCAGCAGGGTGTTGACCTGCTCCAGATTGGCTTCGGCGTTGGCGGCGCGGCTTGCGCCATAGCTGACATTGGCCTGCCAGGAGGATTGCTGCGCCTGCGCCTTGCCGATTTCCGACACCTGCACCCAGGCGAGCGCATTGTCGGAAGGCTTGTTCAGCGTGATGCCGGTCGAAATGGCGGTCTGCCCCTCGACGATGCTTTGCGAAAGCTGCTGCTGCCGGCGGATTTCGGCGATCAGCGTCTTGTTGGTGATGCCTACCATGGGTCAGCCCTTTTCAGATGATCTGCAGGATCGCATCGACGGTTTCCTTGGCGATCTGCAATATTTTCGCCGAACCCGAATAAGCCTGCTGCAAGCGGAGAAGCTCGGCGGCTTCCATGTCGAGATCGACGCCACTGACGGCCTCGCGAGCGGCGATCGCCTGGTCGCTGCGGCTCTGCGCGGTGGATTGCTCGGCCTTCACGGAAGCCAGCAGATTGCCCTGAGTGGCGATCAGCGACGTCCAGCCCTGTTCGACGCTGCCATTGCCGCGCAGTACGGTGCTGGCGGTCAGCAGATTGCCGTTGAGCGTGCCGTCCGCCGATTTGGTCGCCAGCGCGGCAGGATCGGTGATCAGCGCTGTGACGCTTGCGGCGCTCGTGCCGGACAGGAGCGCGCCGCCCGCCGCATTGGCGTCGGTGCGGCCCTGTGCATGCCAGGCGTTCATGTCCGTGACGAACTGCTGCGCCAATGTGTCGAGGCTAGTGCGGCGCTGCGCCGTGGTGGAGGCGGCGGAAAACAGGCCGCCCAACGTGCCGTTGGCAGGCGCGGTAAGGGCGGTGCCGCCGCTGGTGGCCAGCGCCAGCGTGCCGTTGGCGTTGACGGTCAGGGCAACGGTCGTCGCCGCATTGCCCTGGACCAGGCTCTGGCCGTTGAAGCTGATCTGCGCCTGATCATGCGCGCCGAAGCTGATATCGACATTGAGATTGGCCGACAGCGTGTTGAGCGCAGCGTCCCGGCTGTCGAGCAGCTGAGCATAGGCGGAGGTGCCCGGCTGCGAGCGCAGCAGGCTGTTGTTGATATTGGCAAGCTGCGAGAGCGAGCGATTGATGGTTTCGACCGACGCCTGCGCTTCCGTGCCGATGCCCGCGGAGACCTGGGCGAGATCGGCCGAGGTGCGCTGAAAGGCTTCGGCGACGCGGCTGATGCTGTCCAGCGTCGTGACGCGCAGCGAACGGTCGTTGGGGCTGGCCGCGAGCTTGTCGATATTCTGGAACATGCCCGTCATCAGCTTGCCGATGCCGGTATCCGTATCGTTGAGCGCGCCTTCGATATCGCTCATCCAGCGCAGGCGCGCCGTCGAACTGCTGAGCGCCATGCCGGTATAGCGAACCGTTGCGTCCAGATAGGGATCGGCGGCGCGGACGACGCCCGATACTTCGGTGCCGCCGAAATTCGCGCGCGAGATATAGGTCGCCATCGTGGCGGTGGACGAACCGGATTCTACGGTGGTCAAGGACCGGCGCGAATAGCCGTCGGTGCTGGCATTGGCGATATTCTCGGAAATCGCCGCCATCGCTTGCCGATAAGCGCGCGTGCCCGACGCGCCGATGATGAAGAGATCGCTCATGCGCTCTTGCCCGGCGCGGGAGCGGCGGGCGCGGCAGGCGTGCGGCTTTCATATTGGCGCAGCAGCATCTCCGCGATGCCGAGCGCGCCTTTTTCAGCCATGGTGTCGGCGGTGCGCGCGTCGGACATGTCGCGGAACTGATCGGTCGCGCTGGAATCGAAGACGCCTTCGCCGCCGCCGGATTGGCGCATGGTGCCGATCATCTGGCGCAGGAAGATCGCCTCGAACTGTTTGGCGACCTTTTCCAGTTGCGCCTTTTCCGGCGATGCGGTGGGCTGCGCGCCCAGGGAAACCGAGTTGATCTGCATCACAACACCACCAATTCAGCCTTCATCGCGCCTGCCTGCTTCAAGGCTTCGAGGATCGCGACCATGTCGGCGGGAGACGCCCCGATGGCGTTCACCGCTTTGACTATATCGGCCAAAGAGGCTCCACCTTTAAAATTAACCATTGGTTTCTTTTCCTGCTCGATCGAAATCGAGCTGGATGGCTCCATCGCGGTGCGGCCTTGCGAGAAGGGGGCGGGCTGGACCACGCGCGGGGATTCGTTGACGCTGACGGTCAATTTGCCGTGCGCGACGGCGGCCGGATGGATCTTGACCGCGCCGTTGATGACCACGGTGCCGGTGCGGGCGTTGACGATGACCTTTGCCGGAGCATCGGCGGGCTTGATCTCGATATTCTCGATCATGCCCATCATCATGATGCGATCGGTCGCGCCGGGCGCGGCGGTGATGTTCACCGAAACGGCGTCCGTGGCGCGGGCGCGCTGGTCGCCAAAGGTGCGGTTGATGCCGTCTGCCACGCGCAGGGCGGTCGTGAGGTCGGCCTCTGCGAGGTTGAAAGTGAGGGTGGGCGCAGTGTCGAAGCCGGTGGCGACCGCGCGCTCGACCGTGGCACCACCGGGGATGCGGCCCGCGGACGGGATGTTGACCGACACCTGGCTGCCGTCCGCCCCGGAAACGCCGAGGCCGCCTACGGCCAGATTGCCCTGCGACATGGCGTAAATCTCGTTATCCGCGCCGCGCAGCGGCGTCATGATCAGCGTGCCGCCGCGCAGCGACTTGGCCTTGCCGAGCGCGGAGACGGTGACGTCGAGCCGCTGGCCGGGCTTGGAGAAAGCGGGAAGGTCGGCCGTCACCAGCACGGCGGCGGCGTTCTTGAGCGCGGGGTTGATCCCCTGCGGCAGCGTGAGGCCGAAGCGCGAAACGACGCCCTTCATGCCCTGCGTCGCATAGTCGAGGCTGTCGTCGCCGGTGCCAGCGAGGCCCACGACGATGCCATAGCCGGTCAGCTGGTTGGGACGCACGCCCTGGAAGGTGCCGAGGTCCTTGATCCGCTCGGCATGGGCAGGAGAGGCGAAGGCGAGGAGGGCCGCGACGGCGAGAACCGCGCGGCGTGCAAAATCCGCCGCTGCAAGGGGAGCTGGCGGCGCGAAGCGCTGACGGAGGGGTGTATGCCCCGTCGAGAGGGCGCTACCCCTCCACCACCGCTTCGCGGCGGTCCCCCTCCCCTTGAAGGGGCGGATCTGGGAGATGCGATTGAAGATGTTCATGGCAATCTCCATCAGAAGGGGCTGATCATCGAGAAGAAGCGCTGCAGCCAGCCCTGGCGGCTTGCGCGGGCGATTTCGCCCTTGCCGGTGTAGATGATCTTGGCGTCGGCCACGCGGGTCGATGCGATGCGGTTGTCCGGGCTGATGTCGGCCTGGCGGACGAGGCCGCTGATCTGGATGAACTCGTCGCCGCGGTTGAGCGTCAGGGCCTTTTCGCCCCTCACCAGCATCGTGCCGTTGGGATAGACCGCCGCGATCGTCACGGTGATCTCGCCGGAGAGCGCGTTGGACTGAGTAGCGTTGCCCTTGCCGGTAAAGCCTTGCTCGCCGCTCGCGGCAATGTCGCTGGCGGAGAAGAGCTTGGACAGCGGGCCGGTCGAGGGCGGCGTCAGGCCGATGCTGCCGCTGCG
It includes:
- a CDS encoding flagellar motor protein MotB, which encodes MSDKKRGANEPEPRPIIVKKIIVEGHGGHHGGAWKVAYADFVTAMMAFFLLMWLLGATTEKQRKGLADYFTPTLVELKMASAGSSGLFGGDSMVSKENYPTTGGQGNLAITIPRDATGTKDQGGKATRAADRAKFEAVKKELEARMARKKGMDKLRRNVRFTETREGLRIDLIDEANFAMFAMGTDRLLPQARDLVSEVAGVVRGMPNPLIVRGHTDGLPYSSGQSMNNWMLSSARAEATRKTLAASGIGNDRFARIEGVADREPFAKGNAYDPRNRRMSIILGWSQGGSSGGEEPGVDEETKAAIRERDDPARVARVEATRIDMGGTGLPAGVQLLNPTAPGTSSKPGKH
- the motA gene encoding flagellar motor stator protein MotA, which codes for MFAIIGLVVLLAMVFGGFIFTGGDIGPVLHALPHEMIIIGGAAVGALIIGNSGADLKALGGGLGKVFKGPKYKKQDFLDCIFLVSRLMKTLRVEGPVALEPHIEDPASSTIFSEYPRLMGDKTLIHLISDTLRLVVVSSGTLDPHAVEEVMDNALKTHHHESLKPADNLQGLADALPALGIVAAVLGVVKTMGSIDQPPAILGGMIGSALVGTFLGVLLAYGMVNPFANRCRAVIEADGSMYHVVKQIIIASLHGHPQPLVIEAARSSLTHANQPAFAEVFDGMRGK
- a CDS encoding flagellin, whose amino-acid sequence is MVGITNKTLIAEIRRQQQLSQSIVEGQTAISTGITLNKPSDNALAWVQVSEIGKAQAQQSSWQANVSYGASRAANAEANLEQVNTLLVRAQELVTSARNGSLNDSNRTAIVEEMSTIRATVASLLNQTDYQGVPVFDDTQSVLVPVSRGLNLAVVGTRQEVSEGIDVGGTPMSIDDILGQGLTALQSGTDADLVTALGSIKIGQAHVAIEQAKQGVRGDRLDVIGERLTTIDLDLTERRQDLESTDLSEVISSVKSKLLQLEAAQSAFARINQQTLFDLIR
- the flgK gene encoding flagellar hook-associated protein FlgK; its protein translation is MSDLFIIGASGTRAYRQAMAAISENIANASTDGYSRRSLTTVESGSSTATMATYISRANFGGTEVSGVVRAADPYLDATVRYTGMALSSSTARLRWMSDIEGALNDTDTGIGKLMTGMFQNIDKLAASPNDRSLRVTTLDSISRVAEAFQRTSADLAQVSAGIGTEAQASVETINRSLSQLANINNSLLRSQPGTSAYAQLLDSRDAALNTLSANLNVDISFGAHDQAQISFNGQSLVQGNAATTVALTVNANGTLALATSGGTALTAPANGTLGGLFSAASTTAQRRTSLDTLAQQFVTDMNAWHAQGRTDANAAGGALLSGTSAASVTALITDPAALATKSADGTLNGNLLTASTVLRGNGSVEQGWTSLIATQGNLLASVKAEQSTAQSRSDQAIAAREAVSGVDLDMEAAELLRLQQAYSGSAKILQIAKETVDAILQII
- a CDS encoding rod-binding protein, coding for MQINSVSLGAQPTASPEKAQLEKVAKQFEAIFLRQMIGTMRQSGGGEGVFDSSATDQFRDMSDARTADTMAEKGALGIAEMLLRQYESRTPAAPAAPAPGKSA
- a CDS encoding flagellar basal body P-ring protein FlgI → MNIFNRISQIRPFKGRGTAAKRWWRGSALSTGHTPLRQRFAPPAPLAAADFARRAVLAVAALLAFASPAHAERIKDLGTFQGVRPNQLTGYGIVVGLAGTGDDSLDYATQGMKGVVSRFGLTLPQGINPALKNAAAVLVTADLPAFSKPGQRLDVTVSALGKAKSLRGGTLIMTPLRGADNEIYAMSQGNLAVGGLGVSGADGSQVSVNIPSAGRIPGGATVERAVATGFDTAPTLTFNLAEADLTTALRVADGINRTFGDQRARATDAVSVNITAAPGATDRIMMMGMIENIEIKPADAPAKVIVNARTGTVVINGAVKIHPAAVAHGKLTVSVNESPRVVQPAPFSQGRTAMEPSSSISIEQEKKPMVNFKGGASLADIVKAVNAIGASPADMVAILEALKQAGAMKAELVVL
- a CDS encoding flagellar basal body L-ring protein FlgH, coding for MGLIALTATPAMAGKKRDAERQFYAPTVIAAPAAPQANGSIFQASMGYTPLTSGARAQSVGDIITIVLVERTQATKSNSADTNRSGSIGLTPPSTGPLSKLFSASDIAASGEQGFTGKGNATQSNALSGEITVTIAAVYPNGTMLVRGEKALTLNRGDEFIQISGLVRQADISPDNRIASTRVADAKIIYTGKGEIARASRQGWLQRFFSMISPF